In Nicotiana tabacum cultivar K326 chromosome 19, ASM71507v2, whole genome shotgun sequence, one DNA window encodes the following:
- the LOC107773950 gene encoding transcription factor PIF1-like isoform X1, producing the protein MRALQELIPRCNKTDKASMLDEAIEYLKSLQLQVQMMSMGCGMVPMMYPGMQQYMPAMGMGMGMGMGMEIGMNRPMVPYPPLLPGAAMQNAAAAARMGPRFPMPPFHLPPVPVPDPSRMQASSQQDPMLHPLVAHNPNQPRLPNFNDPYQQFFGLHQAQVQLPQNQAVEQQGNNKPGSRKEVGNPGSPQSG; encoded by the exons ATGAGGGCTCTGCAGGAACTGATACCACGCTGTAACAAG ACAGACAAAGCTTCAATGCTGGATGAGGCAATTGAGTATTTGAAATCACTGCAATTGCAAGTGCAG ATGATGTCCATGGGATGCGGCATGGTCCCGATGATGTATCCTGGAATGCAGCAGTACATGCCAGCTATGGGAATGGGCATGGGTATGGGAATGGGTATGGAGATTGGCATGAACAGGCCAATGGTGCCGTATCCACCTCTATTGCCGGGTGCAGCGATGCAGAATGCAGCTGCAGCAGCACGAATGGGTCCTAGATTTCCTATGCCGCCGTTTCATTTGCCACCAGTTCCAGTACCAGATCCTTCCAGGATGCAAGCCTCAAGTCAGCAAGATCCAATGCTACATCCACTTGTAGCACATAATCCCAACCAGCCAAGACTTCCGAATTTTAATGATCCATATCAACAGTTTTTTGGTCTCCACCAGGCACAAGTGCAATTACCACAG AATCAGGCAGTAGAACAGCAGGGTAACAATAAACCCGGCAGCAGGA
- the LOC107773950 gene encoding transcription factor PIF1-like isoform X2, with product MMSMGCGMVPMMYPGMQQYMPAMGMGMGMGMGMEIGMNRPMVPYPPLLPGAAMQNAAAAARMGPRFPMPPFHLPPVPVPDPSRMQASSQQDPMLHPLVAHNPNQPRLPNFNDPYQQFFGLHQAQVQLPQNQAVEQQGNNKPGSRKEVGNPGSPQSG from the exons ATGATGTCCATGGGATGCGGCATGGTCCCGATGATGTATCCTGGAATGCAGCAGTACATGCCAGCTATGGGAATGGGCATGGGTATGGGAATGGGTATGGAGATTGGCATGAACAGGCCAATGGTGCCGTATCCACCTCTATTGCCGGGTGCAGCGATGCAGAATGCAGCTGCAGCAGCACGAATGGGTCCTAGATTTCCTATGCCGCCGTTTCATTTGCCACCAGTTCCAGTACCAGATCCTTCCAGGATGCAAGCCTCAAGTCAGCAAGATCCAATGCTACATCCACTTGTAGCACATAATCCCAACCAGCCAAGACTTCCGAATTTTAATGATCCATATCAACAGTTTTTTGGTCTCCACCAGGCACAAGTGCAATTACCACAG AATCAGGCAGTAGAACAGCAGGGTAACAATAAACCCGGCAGCAGGA